Proteins co-encoded in one Flavobacterium fluviale genomic window:
- a CDS encoding 4-hydroxy-tetrahydrodipicolinate reductase, with protein MKIGLIGFGKTGKSVASILLDNKKFCLEWVLRQSTVLEHRSVPEFFGVQSDEPGLIYSSSKTSIEELLENHPVDVIIDFSSHQGIYTYGEAAAKKNIKIISAISHYKDKELQFLKKLGQKTTVFWSPNITLGVNYLLFAAKFLKKIAPWVDIEVNEEHFKAKEGTSGTAIKIAEALDVDKENINSVRAGGIVGKHEVIFGFPFQTVRIIHESISREAFGNGVIFVAENIKEKENGLYNFEDILTPYFAV; from the coding sequence ATGAAAATAGGATTAATCGGATTCGGAAAAACTGGAAAATCAGTAGCTTCAATATTATTAGACAATAAAAAATTCTGCTTAGAATGGGTTTTAAGACAAAGTACAGTGTTGGAACACAGATCGGTACCAGAATTTTTTGGAGTACAATCAGACGAACCCGGCTTAATCTATTCTAGTTCTAAAACTTCTATTGAAGAATTACTGGAAAACCATCCCGTAGATGTGATTATTGATTTTTCATCACATCAGGGAATCTATACTTATGGTGAAGCTGCAGCAAAAAAGAACATCAAAATAATTTCGGCAATTTCGCATTACAAAGACAAGGAATTACAGTTTCTAAAAAAGTTAGGGCAGAAAACAACTGTTTTTTGGTCGCCAAATATTACTCTAGGTGTTAACTATTTATTGTTTGCTGCTAAATTTTTGAAGAAAATCGCGCCGTGGGTTGATATTGAAGTAAATGAAGAACATTTTAAAGCAAAAGAAGGAACTTCTGGAACAGCCATAAAAATTGCAGAAGCGCTGGATGTTGACAAAGAAAATATTAATTCAGTTAGAGCTGGAGGTATTGTTGGAAAACACGAAGTTATATTTGGTTTTCCTTTTCAAACCGTTCGTATCATCCACGAATCTATTTCTAGGGAAGCTTTCGGAAACGGAGTAATTTTCGTTGCAGAAAACATCAAAGAAAAAGAAAATGGATTGTATAATTTTGAAGATATATTAACGCCGTACTTCGCTGTTTAA
- a CDS encoding DUF1810 domain-containing protein, whose product MAYNNNELLRFLDAQNKLYLTALDEIKNGKKESPWMWFIFPQIKGMGSSDTSKFYEIKNADEAIAFLEHPILGKHLVEITSELIKKEEEAVSNIFGNNDVEKLQSCMTLFASVQNYEPIFQEVLHKYFDGSSDFHTLQLLYNNL is encoded by the coding sequence ATGGCCTACAACAACAATGAATTGCTTCGTTTTCTAGATGCTCAGAATAAATTGTATTTGACAGCTTTAGACGAAATTAAAAATGGTAAAAAAGAATCGCCATGGATGTGGTTCATCTTTCCGCAGATTAAAGGAATGGGGTCCAGCGATACCTCCAAATTTTATGAAATTAAAAACGCCGATGAAGCAATTGCTTTTTTAGAACATCCTATTTTAGGAAAACATTTAGTTGAGATTACCTCAGAATTAATCAAAAAAGAAGAAGAAGCGGTTAGTAATATATTTGGAAATAATGATGTTGAAAAACTGCAGTCCTGCATGACATTATTTGCCAGCGTCCAGAATTATGAGCCTATTTTTCAAGAAGTGCTGCATAAATATTTCGACGGATCATCTGATTTTCACACCTTACAGCTCTTATACAATAACCTGTGA